A genome region from Pygocentrus nattereri isolate fPygNat1 chromosome 10, fPygNat1.pri, whole genome shotgun sequence includes the following:
- the pygb gene encoding glycogen phosphorylase, brain form, giving the protein MAKPLSDHDRRKQISVRGIAGLGDVVEIKKSFNRHLHFTLVKDRNVATPRDYYFALAHTVRDHLVGRWIRTQQYYYEKDPKRVYYLSLEFYMGRTLQNTMINLGLQNACDEAIYQLGLDLEELEEIEEDAGLGNGGLGRLAACFLDSLATLGLAAYGYGIRYEFGIFNQKISSGWQVEEADDWLRYGNPWEKARPEYMLPVHFYGRVEHTEEGPKWVDTQVVLAMPYDTPVPGYKNNTVNTMRLWSAKAPNDFQLQKFNVGDYIQAVLDRNLAENISRVLYPNDNFFEGKELRLKQEYFVVAATLQDIIRRFKSSKFGCRDPVRTSYESFPDKVAIQLNDTHPALAIPELMRILVDVEKVSWEKAWEITSKTCAYTNHTVLPEALERWPVYMFEKLLPRHLEIIYEINHRHLDRIAALYPGDNERLRRMSLIEEGDPKRINMAHLCVVGSHAVNGVARIHSEIVKSTVFKDFHDVEPEKFQNKTNGITPRRWLLLCNPGLADIIAEKIGEEFMTDLFQLKKLLDYIDNEVFIRDVAKVKQENKQKLAAYLEKEYKVKINPESIFDIQVKRIHEYKRQLLNCLHIITYYNRIKKEPNKKFVPRTIMIGGKAAPGYHMAKMIIKLITSVAAVVNNDPVVGDRLKVIFLENYRVSLAEKVIPAADLSEQISTAGTEASGTGNMKFMLNGALTIGTMDGANVEMAEEAGEENLFIFGMRVDDVEAMDRKGYNAQEYYDRLPELRQVMDQIRTGFFSPQKPELFKDIVNMLMNHDRFKVFADYEAYISCQEKVNELYKNPKEWTKKVIRNIAASGKFSSDRTISEYAREIWGVEPSAVKIPPPNEPRD; this is encoded by the exons CGTGTCTACTACCTTTCTCTGGAGTTCTACATGGGCAGAACTCTGCAGAACACCATGATCAACCTGGGCCTGCAGAACGCCTGCGACGAGGCCATCTACCAG CTTGGACTGGATCTTGAAGAGCTGGAGGAAATAGAGGAGGATGCTGGACTTGGGAACGGTGGACTGGGGAGGCTTGCAG cTTGTTTCTTGGACTCATTGGCGACGCTGGGTTTGGCGGCATATGGTTACGGCATCCGCTATGAATTCGGAATCTTCAACCAGAAAATTTCTAGCGGCTGGCAG GTGGAGGAGGCAGATGATTGGCTGCGCTATGGTAACCCCTGGGAGAAAGCCCGCCCAGAGTACATGCTCCCTGTGCATTTCTATGGTCGAGTGGAACACACAGAGGAGGGGCCAAAGTGGGTGGACACCCAG gTGGTGCTGGCGATGCCGTATGACACTCCTGTCCCTGGCTACAAGAACAACACAGTGAATACCATGAGGCTGTGGTCTGCTAAAGCCCCCAATGACTTCCAACTGCAAAAGT TTAACGTTGGAGATTACATCCAGGCTGTGCTGGACAGGAACCTAGCGGAGAACATCTCTCGAGTTCTGTACCCCAATGATAAT ttctTTGAGGGTAAGGAGCTGCGTTTGAAGCAGGAGTACTTTGTGGTAGCCGCCACTCTCCAGGACATCATCAGACGCTTTAAATCCTCCAAGTTCGGCTGCAGGGACCCCGTACGCACTTCCTACGAGAGCTTTCCGGATAAG gtggcGATCCAGCTGAATGATACCCATCCTGCTCTGGCAATTCCTGAGCTGATGAGGATTCTGGTGGATGTGGAGAAAGTGAGCTGGGAAAAG GCCTGGGAGATTACCTCAAAGACCTGTGCCTACACAAACCATACTGTTCTCCCAGAGGCTCTGGAACGTTGGCCTGTCTACATGTTTGAGAAACTTCTACCAAGACACTTGGAGATCATCTATGAGATCAACCACCGTCACCTGGAT AGAATAGCAGCACTGTATCCAGGAGATAATGAGCGCTTGCGGAGGATGTCTTTGATCGAGGAGGGCGATCCAAAGAGGATTAACATGGCCCACCTATGTGTGGTGGGCTCCCACGCCGTGAACGGAGTCGCTCGCATACACTCAGAGATTGTGAAAAGCACAGT GTTTAAGGATTTTCACGATGTGGAACCTGAGAAGTTCCAGAACAAGACGAACGGCATCACACCTCGCCGCTGGCTCCTGCTCTGCAACCCCGGGCTGGCTGACATCATCGCTGAG AAAATTGGTGAGGAGTTCATGACAGATCTGTTCCAGCTGAAGAAGCTGCTGGACTACATCGACAATGAGGTGTTCATCAGGGATGTGGCCAAAGTAAAGCAG GAGAACAAGCAGAAGTTAGCTGCGTACCTGGAGAAGGAGTACAAGGTGAAGATCAATCCGGAGTCCATCTTCGACATTCAGGTCAAAAGAATCCATGAGTACAAGAGACAGCTGCTCAACTGCCTCCACATCATCACTTACTATAACA GGATCAAAAAAGAGCCGAACAAGAAATTTGTACCAAGAACAATAATGATCGGAGGCAAA GCTGCGCCTGGGTACCACATGGCTAAGATGATCATAAAGCTGATCACATCGGTGGCGGCTGTGGTGAATAATGACCCTGTGGTGGGTGACCGACTGAAGGTTATTTTCCTAGAGAACTACAGAGTTTCGCTCGCAGAGAAAG TGATCCCGGCGGCAGACCTGTCCGAGCAGATCTCCACAGCAGGAACGGAAGCTTCCGGAACAGGAAACATGAAGTTTATGTTGAATGGAGCGCTGACCATCGGTACCATGGATGGAGCCAATGTGGAGATGGCAGAGGAGGCTGGGGAGGAGAACCTCTTCATCTTCGGCATGAGAGTGGACGATGTGGAGGCCATGGACCGcaaggg GTATAACGCTCAAGAATACTACGATCGTCTGCCGGAGCTCAGGCAGGTGATGGATCAGATCCGCACCGGATTCTTCAGCCCCCAAAAGCCAGAGCTATTTAAAGACATCGTCAACATGCTGATGAATCATGACCG ATTCAAGGTGTTTGCTGATTATGAGGCTTATATCAGCTGTCAGGAGAAAGTCAATGAGCTCTACAAG AACCCCAAAGAGTGGACCAAGAAGGTGATCAGGAACATTGCCGCTTCTGGAAAGTTCTCCAGCGACCGGACCATCTCGGAATACGCTCGGGAGATCTGGGGGGTGGAGCCGTCAGCTGTGAAGATCCCACCACCCAATGAGCCTCGAGACTGA
- the LOC108431659 gene encoding uncharacterized protein LOC108431659, producing the protein MATYMGNTASESEVVFKAEYDSLEKAEISVEPKQVGLENLENQDPVMVKKEEVKTEYNSHEMAEISEKHTSSEDLKKDIKEDATLRNKVEFKADLNSRHMTEISVEGKHLSLGELRKHIDEDPTIWQTICNAGRLDTDKIKAKSRDKPKILDSLDKVVSEYPTPVEFQVSSVAHATTKNPFKAILESEVIKPPDTEFSWWTLAINEDEIKSAEKLYLESIKIQSGEQFLKNFTTSPAFQHDKSQYGNYRFTFPLSELMELYKEQNCEGEEPVLRVFKTMFYKQEIVYAVLIHSPQDNKLFEAMPLLEESRFAHYEEGKIIWHAQAISGKHKFKLSIEPNPARLIVKRQHCSTYYVWDNVCLAFHLPFDKSLKVPRKRLIDALDACKLHNKNFLRKEKPADCEEMFADVKKEVDDLKKELEDNTDNVTE; encoded by the exons ATGGCAACGTATATGGGCAATACTGCTTCTGAATCTGAG GTGGTGTTCAAGGCAGAATACGATTCACTTGAAAAGGCTGAGATCTCAGTGGAGCCAAAACAAGTGGGATTAGAAAACCTGGAAAACCAAGACCCAGTGATGGTGAAGAAG GAGGAGGTCAAGACAGAATACAATTCACATGAAATGGCAGAGATCTCAGAGAAGCACACGAGTTCAGAAGACCTGAAAAAGGACATAAAGGAAGATGCTACCCTAAGGAATAAG gTGGAGTTCAAGGCTGATTTAAATTCACGTCATATGACAGAGATCTCAGTGGAGGGGAAGCACCTGAGTTTAGGAGAGCTGAGAAAACACATAGACGAAGATCCTACGATATGGCAGACAATATGTAATGCGGGCCGGTTGGACACTGACAAAATTAAGGCAAAATCCAGAGACAAACCAAAGATACTGGATTCCTTAGACAAAGTTGTGTCTGAATATCCAACTCCTGTTGAATTTCAGGTTTCAAGTGTAGCCCACGCCACTACCAAGAATCCATTCAAAGCAATATTGGAGTCAGAGGTGATTAAACCCCCTGACACTGAGTTTTCATGGTGGACATTAGCAATTAATGAAGACGAAATCAAGTCTGCAGAGAAACTCTACTTGGAGagtataaaaatacaaagcGGAGAACAGTTCCTGAAGAACTTTACCACCTCACCAGCTTTCCAGCATGATAAATCCCAGTACGGTAACTACAGATTTACCTTCCCCCTGTCTGAGCTGATGGAACTGTACAAGGAGCAGAACTGTGAAGGAGAGGAGCCAGTTCTGAGGGTCTTTAAGACAATGTTCTACAAACAAGAGATTGTGTACGCTGTGCTGATTCACAGTCCTCAAGACAACAAGCTTTTTGAAGCAATGCCACTTCTTGAAGAGAGCAGATTTGCTCATTATGAGGAGGGGAAAATTATCTGGCACGCACAGGCCATTTCTGGTAAACACAAGTTTAAACTTTCAATAGAACCTAATCCAGCACGATTAATAGTGAAACGTCAACACTGCTCCACATATTATGTGTGGGACAATGTGTGTCTGGCTTTTCATTTGCCTTTTGATAAGTCCCTGAAAGTCCCTAGGAAAAGACTTATAGACGCCCTCGATGCCTGTAAACTTCATAATAAGAATTTCCTTCGAAAGGAAAAGCCTGCAGATTGCGAAGAAATGTTTGCAGATGTAAAGAAGGAGGTGGATGATTTGAAAAAGGAGCTAGAAGACAACACAGATAATGTTACGGAATGA